A DNA window from Hordeum vulgare subsp. vulgare chromosome 1H, MorexV3_pseudomolecules_assembly, whole genome shotgun sequence contains the following coding sequences:
- the LOC123404107 gene encoding probable sugar phosphate/phosphate translocator At3g11320: MRQQEDRALLPTTTAAGTPDAAAAASGPSGRLRTAGLVAAWYASNIGVLLLNKYLLSFYGFRYPVFLTACHMSASALLSSAFAAAGGASSAARRPLSRGQAARVAVLGGVFCGSVVAGNVSLRYLPVSFNQAVGATTPFFTALIAYAVAGRREARATYAALLPVVAGVVIATGGEPSFHLFGFIMCVGATAGRALKTVLQGILLSSEEEKLNSMDLLRYMAPVAVVLLVPATLMMEPDALGAAAALARDDPSFVWMLIGNSSLAYLVNLTNFLVTKHTSPLTLQVLGNAKGAVAVVVSILIFKNPVTVMGMLGYGVTIAGVVLYGEAKKRSK, from the exons ATGCGGCAGCAGGAGGACCGGGCGCTCCTCCCGACGACGACCGCCGCCGGGACACCGGACGCCGCGGCGGCGGCGTCCGGGCCGTCGGGCCGGCTGCGGACGGCGGGGCTGGTGGCGGCGTGGTACGCGTCCAACATCGGCGTGCTGCTGCTCAACAAGTACCTCCTCTCGTTCTACGGCTTCCGGTACCCGGTCTTCCTCACCGCCTGCCACATGTCCGCCTCGGCGCTGCTCTCCTCCGCCTTCGCCGCCGCCGGCggcgcctcctccgccgcccgccgacCGCTCTCGCGCGGGCAGGCGGCGAGGGTGGCCGTGCTGGGGGGCGTCTTCTGCGGCTCCGTGGTCGCCGGCAACGTCTCGCTgcgctacctccccgtgtcattcAACCAGGCCGTCGGTGCCACCACGCCCTTCTTCACCGCGCTCATCGCCTACGCCGTCGCCGGCCGCCGCGAGGCCCGCGCCACCTACGCCGCCCTCCTCCCCGTCGTCGCCGGCGTCGTCATCGCCACCGGG GGCGAGCCCAGCTTCCACCTGTTCGGGTTCATCATGTGCGTCGGCGCGACGGCGGGGAGGGCGCTCAAGACCGTGCTGCAGGGCATCCTGCTCTCCTCAGAAGA GGAGAAACTCAACTCCATGGACCTGCTGCGGTACATGGCGCCGGTGGCCGTGGTGCTGCTGGTGCCGGCGACGCTGATGATGGAGCCGGACGCGCTcggcgcggcggcggcgctaGCCCGGGATGACCCCAGCTTCGTGTGGATGCTCATCGGCAACTCCTCGCTGGCCTACCTGGTGAACCTGACCAACTTCCTGGTCACCAAGCACACCAGCCCGCTCACCCTCCAG GTGCTCGGGAACGCGAAAGGGGCGGTCGCCGTCGTGGTCTCCATCCTGATATTCAAGAACCCGGTGACCGTCATGGGAATGCTGGGCTACGGGGTGACCATCGCCGGCGTGGTCCTCTACGGCGAGGCCAAGAAGAGGAGCAAGTGA